The sequence below is a genomic window from Thermoleophilaceae bacterium.
CAAGGCGCAGGACGGCAAGCTCGTGGCCGAGCGGCCCATCCTGCAGGACTCCGCCATCGTCGACGTGGACTACGTCGGCGAGCCGGGCATCATCATCGGCCGCCTCAACGCGTTCGAGATCGCCGAGGGCGGCTCGGGCGACGCCGAGGTGGTGGACGTCGAGGTCGAGTTCTCGGACTTCTCCAACAAGTGCCGCGTGGTCAAGCGCGGCGAGCAGGGCGAGTCGGAGATCAACATCGAGGATGCCGAGATCCTCGTGGCCGGCGGCCGCGGCCTGGGCAAGGCCGAGGGCTTCGGTCTCTGCGAGGAGCTCGCCCAGTCGCTGGGCGGCGCCGTGGCCGCCACCCGCGCGGTGGTGGACGCCGGCTGGTATCCCTACGCCGCGCAGATCGGCCAGACCGGCAAGACGGTCGCGCCGAAGCTGTACCTGGCGGCGGGCATCTCCGGCGCCATCCAGCACAAGGTCGGCATGCAGAGCTCCGAGAACATCGTGGCCATCAACAAGGACCCCAACGCCCCGATCTTCGAGTTCTCCGACCTCGGCATCGTCGGCGACCTCAACAAGATCCTGCCCAAGCTCACGGAGGCCGTGAAGGCCAAGAAGGGGGCGTAGGACGGCCATGGCCATCGCCCCCGCCGAGTTCCCGCCGCCGGTCGACTCGGCCAAGGAGTTCGTCGCCGCGCCGACGGACCCCGAGGACGAGCGCATCGAGGTGGGCGTCGTGATCGTGGGCGGAGGGCCCGCGGGCCTGGCGTGCGCCATCCGGCTGACCCAGCTCCTCGAGGACGACCCGAAGCTGGCCGAGTCGCTCGGCGAGGTGCCGGTGGCGCTCGTGGAGAAGGGCAAGAGCACGGGCTCGCACCTGATGTCGGGGGCGATGATGGAGCCCTCGGCCATGAAGAAGCTGTTCCCGGACCTGCCGGAGGAGGACTGGCCCACCTTCGGCACGGTGCCCAAGGACACGGTCTACTTCATGACCTCGAAGCGGGCCATTCCGCTGGTGCCCACCCCGCCGCCGTTCCGCAACCACGGCAACCACGTCACCTCCATCGCCCAGCTCGGGCGCTTCCTCGGTCAGAAGGCGGAGGAGGCCGGCGTCTACATCCTGCCCGAGACCGCCGCCTACAAGCTGCTCGTGGAGGACGGCGCCGTGCGCGGCGTGCGCACCGGCGACAAGGGCCGTGACCGCGAGGGCGGGGAGCTCTCGAACTTCGAGCCGGGCTCAGACCTCATCGGCAAGGCCACGGTGCTCGCCGAGGGCACCCAGGGCCACCTCGCCGGCGCCGCCATCCGCCACTTCGACCTGGGCTCGGGAGAGCCGCAGCAGTGGGAGATCGGCGTGAAGGAGGTCTGGGAGGTCACCAAGCCGCTCGACCGCGTGGTCCACACGATGGGCTGGCCGCTGCGGCTGCGCGCCAAGTACCGCGAGTTCGGCGGCTCGTTCATCTACCCGATGGGCGACGACAAGGTGTCGATCGGCCTCGTGGCGGGACTCGACTATCGCGACGCCACCTTCTCGATCCACGACGTGCTTCAGGAGTTCAAGACCCACCCGATGGTCAGGAAGATCCTCGAGGGCGGCAAGCGGGTGGCGTGGGGCGCCAAGACGCTCCCGTCGGGCGGCTACTGGGCCATGCCCAGGCAGCTCTGGGCGCCGGGCATGATCCTGGCGGGCGACTCCGCGGGCATGGTCAACGTGCCCAAGCTCAAGGGCGTCCACCTCGCCATGCACGCGGGCATCTACGCCGCCGAGGCCATCTACGACGGGCTCAAGAAGGGCGACACCTCGGACCTGTCGGCCTACGAGGACGCGGTCCGCGGCTCGGTCATCGACAAGGACATCCACCGCTCGCGCAACATGCGCCAGGTGTTCACCCGCGGCTTCTTCGTAGGCGGCGCGCTGGCCAACATGCTCGAGATCTCCGGCGGGCGCTTCCCCGGCGGGAAGATGCACACCCACGACGACGCCGACGTGGACGTGTTCATCGGCAACCGCCACAAGCGCTATCCCAAGCCGGACGGCAAGTACACGTTCGACAAGCTGTCGTCGGTGTTCGCCACCGGCAACGCCACGCGCGACGACGCGCCCAACCACATCCGGGTGCAGAAGGAAGTCCCGCTCGAGGTCGCGCTGATGTGGGAGAACATGTGCCCCGCGCAGGTCTACGAGGTGCCGGACGAGATCAAGGAGCAGATGGCCTCGGGCAACGGCAGCGAGCTGCACGGGACGCAGGTGGACGTCCAGATCACTCCGTCCAACTGCGTGCAGTGCGGTGCGATCACCGCCAAGGGCGGGCGCCTCACCCCGCCCGAGGGCGGCGACGGGCCGAACTACCAGACGACGTAGGCGTTCTCCGCCGCCACCCACGGCACGGGCGTCTGTGCTGTGCGGCAGGGCTCGGTGGAGGGGAGGGGTCTACGGTGGTGGTGTCTAGCGGCGCGGAGCGACCGGCTCCCCGGCCAGCCACTGCGCGATCCGCGGCGGCAGCACCTGCTGGTCGTCGGCCATCAGCGCGACGAGCTGCTCGCGCTGGATCTCGATCACGCCGTGGTCAGCGGCGGCTCGCTGTAGCGCTTGTGCGTCGAGTAGGCGAAGTCCTGCACGCCGCCGTCGGCCGCGGCCGCGGCGAGCTGCGCGATCGGGACGGCCGCGCTCGATCCGCTCTTCACCGACACGACCGCCAGCCGCCCTTCGGGCCGACGCAGCGCGGCCTCGTAGATCGGAGTGTCGTGCGGCCGATATCCTCACGACTCCGGCAGCCCGGCGATCTCGAGCGAGTCGTTTGACCTCAATGGACAGCCATCGCCCCGGCGTCACCAACTTCGTCCACGTCGGTCTTGTCGTCGAGGACCTCGACGAGACAGTCCGGTTTCTTGCGCTGCTCGGCTTGGACTGCGGCGAGTCCGGGGTGTTCAGCGGCGAGTGGATCGATCGGATCATCGGTCTCGAGAACGTGACGGTCGAGATCGTGATGGCTCGCGCCGCCGACGGCAGCGACATGTTCGAGGTGGTGCGCTTCCACTCGCCTTCCGCCGGCGCTCAAGAGCCGGCGCCGGCCGCGAACCGTCCTGGGCTCCGGCACATCGCCTTCACCGTCGACGACGTGCGTGGCGTCGTCGACCGCGTCCGAGAGGCCGGCTGGGAAACGGTCGGGGAGATCGTCGACTTCGAGAACACGTTCCTCCTCTGCTACGTCCGCGGACCCGAAGGCCTGATCGTCGAACTCGCCGAGCGGCTCGACGGCGCGCCGGGCTGAACGGCCAGACTGAACCGCCCCGGGTTTGAGGGAGGCGGCGGGTTAGTGGCTGGACACGGCCGACCGCATCTAGAATCGCCTGAGCCCAGGCGCAGAGCGGCGTCGCGGTTCTGCGCGGAGAGGCCCTTGTACAAGCACCAAGCAGGACGCTGGGCACTCGGCTTGCTGCGCCACGGGAGCAGCGGTGGAGCGCGCGTGGCGGACGCTCGCGCGCCGCGGCGCCTGTCGGTCAGGCCTGATGCCTAGCGGCGGATGAGAGGGTTGTCGCCGAGCGCCTCGGCAACGAGAGCCAAGTCGCGCTTGCGGCTGAGGTGGCGGGTGTGCTCGCGGAGGTCGTAGGCGGCGTTGAGTGAAGCGACGAGGTCTGCAGCCTGCGCGTCGACCTCCACGCTGGCCTTGCCGTGTTCGGCCAGCCAGTGAGCGACATCCGGCCAGTGCCAGAGACGGGTCTTGTGGTCAGCGTAAGCGACAGGCGCCGGGAAGCCGCCGGGGCCTCGCTCGCCGGTCGAAAGCAGGCGAATGGACTCACGAGAGCGGCCGCTGCGCTCGGCGATGGCGGCCAGGGTCACGAGCTCGTCGGGTGCGACCCGCACGACTTCGAGTCCTGGCAGCGCGCCGGTGATTGCATGGATGGCGCTCGCGAGCGCCTCGCTGAAGCTGCGCGCCTCGCGGTCAAACGCGGCGTACTGGGCGCCATCGCGCTCGCCGAATAGGGCATCCGCGCAGCCGGCCTCGTACAAGGCGTCCATGTGTGCGTCGTCGAGCACGTCCGGTCCGCTAAGAAAAAGCGTGAAGCTGTGGGTCTTTGTCGTCGTGTTCATGGTCGTGTCTTGGTGCTCAGGTCGTGCGGGCACTTCTTCACCGCTTCGCGGATGCGCTTAGCGAAGGTCGTGCCTTGCCCTGGCGTTCCCCAGATGCCGAGCTTGCAGCCGTGTCCGCAGCGCAGCGTGCCCCAGCGGTGGCCCCTGCCTGTGTTCTTTTCCACCTGCCAGCCTGCGTCCTGAGCCTCCTTGATGGCCTTGCGTATGTCCTTGTCCGGGTGTCGGTCCCCAGCCGCCATCAGCTTAGCGAGGCGTTGGAGTTTGTCAACACTCGTACGAGAAGAGTAGGCGCACGGGCGCTTTTCGGCATGAGTCCGTCATAGCAAGCACCGCGGACTGCCACCGACCCAGAAGCACATCAGCGAGAAGACGGCCGGCCACCACGTCAGCCCAGCTCTGCCGGAAAGGCGAGAGTCAGGCGGCGGACGGTGGCGCGGGTGGATCCCTCCGAGGGGCCTCGGCCTGGTGCGCGGGTCAGGCCCGCGCACGTAGCGCCAGGTAGGCCGCGCGGTCGCGGAAGGTGGCGCGCATGTCCTCGGTGAGGTCCTCCAGGAACTCCTCCCGGTAGGTGGAGTCGGTGAGCACCGCGATGGCGTAGTAGAGGCCCGAGAAGGCCGCGATGCCGCCGGAGACCCGCAGCAGCTCCGCGGTGATGTCGAGGCGCTCGCCGAGCAGGTGGAGGCTCACGAGCTCGTCGCCGGCCGAGCCGATCCACGACTCGCGCACCTCCGGGCCCACGGCCAGGGCGCCGAACGCCACGAAGAAGCCGCCGACGGCCGCGCTCACCACCAGCACCTGGAGCGCCTGGCTGACGAACATCACGAGCCCGACGTTCACCCGCTGCGAGCGCGTGAGCGGCGGCCCGCCGCCGCCCGCGTCGCGCTCGAGCTCGCGCACCTCGCGCGGCAGCCGGGCGACGAGGAAGAGCGCGCCGAGCACCACGAACAGCGCGGCCACGAGCGCGAGGTAGGCCTCCGACACCGTGGCGAACACCTGCCACATCTCCGTGTTCACGAACAGCACGAGCGCGAACACCAGCAGGAGCGGCACCGCCCGCGAGAGCGCCACGAACGCCACGGCCAGCTGGCCGAGCAGGTGCGTTGACGCCCAGCGGACCATGGACAGCAGGGCGAAGCCGAAGCCGAGCCAGAACAGCAGCAGGAGCAGCGCGTTGCCGCCCGCCGTGACCAGCGCGCTCGTGACCTGCCCCCCGAAGATCGCCGGCAGCAGGGCGGGGCCGAGGACGAACGTGGCGAGCTCCCCGGCGCCCACCCGGCGGGGCACGGAGAAGAAGGGCCGCCGGCGCGCGAGGTTCAACAGGCCGAACACGGCCACGAGCAGCGTGAGCCCGCCGGTGACCGCGGCGGCGTTGGCGGCCAGTGACCAGTCGAGGTTGGTGGCGCCGAGCAGCTCCGCCACGAACACGAAGGCGAGCAGCGGCGCGGCCCGCGTGAAGACGTCCTCGCTGGCCGTGTAGTCCTCGATGAAGAGCGGCAGGCCCGCTCGGCGGAAGCCGCGCTCGTACGCGCCCAGCTCGTCCATACCGGGGATTCCAGCCGTCGCGCCGGACGGTGGCGTGGGAACCCCGGCGCTCGAGAAAACCGAGACGGCCCGGCCGTCCTGGCCGGGCCCTCTCACCCCCACGGCACTCAGGTCAGCGGCGCGCCACCCGGGTCGAGCGGCTGACGATGTCCACGCCGTCCTCGCGGGTGTAGATCAACCGGAAGATCTTGTCTCCGGGGTCGGAGACCCGGAAGCGCTCGCGGATGTAGCCGCGGTAGTTGCGGATCGTGATCGGGTCGCCCAGGTCGCGGTACTCCTCACCGCGCTCGCGCACCTGCACCTGCACCTGGCGTCCACGGCTCTCCGCCAGGCGCACGCCGCCCCACACCTCGGTCGAGAGGCCGCTCTGGGTCACGAAGATCGGCATCCGGTAGGCCTCGTAGACCTCGTCCTTCCTCGCCCCGTTCGCGAAGTAGAGGCCGCTCTGGAAGCCCTCGAGGCTCGTGTCGTCGATGTAGGCGTACTGCGACCAGGTCTTCACCCGGCGATTCTCGTACGTCATCCACTCGGCCTCGTTGAGAAAGGCCGGGATGTCCGAGAGCTCGGCGC
It includes:
- a CDS encoding VOC family protein; this encodes MDSHRPGVTNFVHVGLVVEDLDETVRFLALLGLDCGESGVFSGEWIDRIIGLENVTVEIVMARAADGSDMFEVVRFHSPSAGAQEPAPAANRPGLRHIAFTVDDVRGVVDRVREAGWETVGEIVDFENTFLLCYVRGPEGLIVELAERLDGAPG
- a CDS encoding electron-transfer flavoprotein:ubiquinone oxidoreductase — translated: MAIAPAEFPPPVDSAKEFVAAPTDPEDERIEVGVVIVGGGPAGLACAIRLTQLLEDDPKLAESLGEVPVALVEKGKSTGSHLMSGAMMEPSAMKKLFPDLPEEDWPTFGTVPKDTVYFMTSKRAIPLVPTPPPFRNHGNHVTSIAQLGRFLGQKAEEAGVYILPETAAYKLLVEDGAVRGVRTGDKGRDREGGELSNFEPGSDLIGKATVLAEGTQGHLAGAAIRHFDLGSGEPQQWEIGVKEVWEVTKPLDRVVHTMGWPLRLRAKYREFGGSFIYPMGDDKVSIGLVAGLDYRDATFSIHDVLQEFKTHPMVRKILEGGKRVAWGAKTLPSGGYWAMPRQLWAPGMILAGDSAGMVNVPKLKGVHLAMHAGIYAAEAIYDGLKKGDTSDLSAYEDAVRGSVIDKDIHRSRNMRQVFTRGFFVGGALANMLEISGGRFPGGKMHTHDDADVDVFIGNRHKRYPKPDGKYTFDKLSSVFATGNATRDDAPNHIRVQKEVPLEVALMWENMCPAQVYEVPDEIKEQMASGNGSELHGTQVDVQITPSNCVQCGAITAKGGRLTPPEGGDGPNYQTT
- a CDS encoding electron transfer flavoprotein subunit alpha/FixB family protein, with translation MSILTYALHFEGEFNKNSLGAVSEAGKLASEIGGEAAAIVIGGDDLTDDLCKSLGSYGASKVYRVRGEEGLAQPVVDAMAKVISDNGFKYALFGGGLLGFEIGAGLTARLNAGVTMEVTAVKAQDGKLVAERPILQDSAIVDVDYVGEPGIIIGRLNAFEIAEGGSGDAEVVDVEVEFSDFSNKCRVVKRGEQGESEINIEDAEILVAGGRGLGKAEGFGLCEELAQSLGGAVAATRAVVDAGWYPYAAQIGQTGKTVAPKLYLAAGISGAIQHKVGMQSSENIVAINKDPNAPIFEFSDLGIVGDLNKILPKLTEAVKAKKGA